A window of Spodoptera frugiperda isolate SF20-4 chromosome 17, AGI-APGP_CSIRO_Sfru_2.0, whole genome shotgun sequence contains these coding sequences:
- the LOC126911638 gene encoding uncharacterized protein LOC126911638: MLRCLNCGLRVQRIQRHVVTTLPQELLIILSIWLRIEYLPMEDVICHACYVFLQNADVNTPRILGHTNICAGCGCSLNEARLHSLEENGPLYDFFPWIRSVQNGRDSYAVCHNCWRRASRQFEQDSQREMAIPQLPPVPAPAPAPAPAPAPAPVPAPAPASASQLGQRSVGMVNLPHYKSC; the protein is encoded by the exons ATGTTGCGTTGCTTGAACTGTGGGTTACGCGTTCAACGCATACAGAGGCATGTTGTTACAACTTTGCCTCAAGAGTTGCTAATTATCTTGTCTATTTGGCTGAGAATTGAATAT ctCCCTATGGAAGATGTAATATGTCATGCATGTTATGTATTCTTACAAAATGCTGATGTAAACACACCTAGAATATTAGGTCATACTAATATCTGTGCTGGCTGTGGCTGTTCTTTGAATGAAGCTAGACTTCATTCTCTCGAAGAAAATGGAccattatatgatttttttccATGGATTAGATCAGTACAG aatgGAAGAGATAGCTATGCTGTTTGTCATAATTGTTGGCGGCGAGCTAGCCGACAATTTGAACAAGATTCTCAACGAGAAATGGCTATACCACAATTGCCACCTGTACCTGCTCCTGCTCCAGCACCTGCCCCTGCTCCGGCACCTGCCCCTGTCCCGGCACCTGCACCTGCTTCTGCCTCTCAGCTGGGCCAGAGATCAGTTGGAATGGTCAATTTACCTCATTACAAGAGCTGCTAG